The following proteins are encoded in a genomic region of Pangasianodon hypophthalmus isolate fPanHyp1 chromosome 26, fPanHyp1.pri, whole genome shotgun sequence:
- the LOC113535678 gene encoding interferon-induced protein 44-like has product MGGKKSKPVPAEAFDKPWRNVDWNTKDRLKTELSQFQLNHPEISRFRILLHGPVGAGKSCFINSVMSVFKGKIVVRAVEETSAGKSCTKTYETYKITDAYSEILPFVLNDVMGLEDRREDGIDPEDIIKALRGQVKEGYKFNPVSPLCESDPSFINEPSPNDKVHCLVSVVPANSISLLANEVVQKMQTVRKEALRLGIPHVVLMTKIDANVCPLVKKDLTEVYKSVKIKEKMVECSHRLGPPVKCIFPVSNYYEESETSDKKDVLILLALKAIAGFVKDYIEDL; this is encoded by the exons ATGGGTGGAAAGAAATCAAAACCAGTGCCTGCAGAAG cctTTGACAAACCATGGAGAAACGTGGACTGGAA CACAAAAGACCGCTTGAAAACTGAGTTAAGTCAGTTTCAGCTTAACCATCCAGAAATCAGCCGTTTCAGAATACTGCTTCATGGACCAGTCGGAGCTGGGAAATCCTGCTTCATAAACTCTGTGATGAGCGTATTCAAAGGAAAAATTGTAGTCAGAGCAGTGGAAGAGACATCTGCAGGAAAGAGCTGCACAAAAACA TACGAAACTTACAAAATCACTGATGCATATTCTGAGATTTTGCCATTTGTCCTCAATGATGTTATGGGTCTGGAAGATCGTCGGGAAGATGGAATTGATCCTGAAGATATCATTAAAGCACTGCGTGGCCAAGTAAAAGAAGGCTATAAG TTTAATCCTGTTTCTCCACTGTGTGAATCAGACCCAAGCTTCATAAACGAACCCAGTCCAAATGACAAAGTTCACTGTTTGGTGAGTGTAGTGCCTGCGAATAGCATCTCGCTTCTGGCAAATGAGGTTGTTCAGAAGATGCAAACTGTCAGGAAGGAAGCCCTCCGTTTGG GCATCCCTCATGTGGTTCTGATGACGAAGATAGATGCTAATGTCTGCCCACTGGTTAAGAAGGATCTAACTGAGGTTTACAAAAGcgttaaaataaaagaaaag ATGGTGGAATGCAGCCACAGACTTGGTCCACCAGTGAAATGCATCTTCCCAGTGAGCAACTATTATGAGGAGAGTGAAACAAGTGACAAAAAAGATGTGCTTATTCTCTTGGCATTAAAGGCAATTGCAGGATTTGTTAAAGATTATATTGAAGATCTCTGA
- the LOC113535770 gene encoding interferon-induced protein 44-like yields MGKPESKPASTGEFSKQQDKHILVLNKDNLEEKLRNIELRISDKYVRILVVGEVGAGKSSFINSVNNVFQGRITCDALVDATSGTSFTKVYKTHYIKGKDGSCLPFVFNDIMGLEPEESRGAHVQDIISALKGSLEEGHKFNPANPVSENDYKSNPSVDQTSCLVNVLAADKVSLMDQRVIQKMKLIREEASIMNLPQVIIMTKVDKACPLVGEDIRKVYTSKKIKDKMQECSNRLGIPMSNIFPVKNYHEEIDTDDDMDVLILKALDQIVNLGNDALINETSQLDEEAKPCCFIKNSP; encoded by the exons ATGGGAAAGCCTGAATCCAAACCTGCTTCTACAGGTGAGTTTAGTAAGCAGCAGGACAAACACATCTTAGTCCT GAACAAAGACAATTTAGAAGAGAAACTGAGGAACATTGAGCTCAGAATATCTGATAAGTATGTCAGGATTTTGGTTGTTGGTGAAGTCGGAGCAGGAAAGTCTAGCTTTATAAACTCGGTCAACAATGTCTTTCAAGGACGAATCACCTGTGATGCTCTTGTTGATGCAACATCTGGAACCAGTTTCACAAAAGTT TACAAAACCCATTATATCAAGGGGAAGGACGGCTCCTGTTTGCCTTTTGTCTTCAATGATATCATGGGACTTGAACCTGAAGAGAGCCGGGGCGCACATGTACAGGACATTATCTCAGCCTTAAAGGGGTCTCTTGAGGAAGGACACAAA TTTAATCCAGCTAATCCTGTGTCTGAGAATGACTACAAAAGCAATCCCAGCGTTGATCAAACCTCCTGCCTGGTCAATGTTCTAGCAGCAGACAAAGTGTCACTCATGGACCAAAGGGTTATTCAAAAGATGAAACTGATCCGTGAGGAGGCTTCAATAATGA ATTTGCCTCAAGTAATCATCATGACCAAAGTGGATAAAGCCTGCCCACTGGTTGGAGAAGACATAAGAAAGGTCTACACCAGCAAGAAAATTAAAGATAAG atgcaaGAGTGTAGTAATCGGCTGGGTATTCCAATGAGCAACATCTTCCCTGTGAAGAACTACCACGAGGAGATAGACACGGACGATGACATGGATGTTCTGATCCTCAAGGCGCTTGATCAGATTGTGAATCTCGGCAATGACGCTCTAATAAACGAAACCTCTCAGTTGGATGAAGAGGCGAAGCCTTGTTGCTTCATAAAAAACAGCCCATAA
- the LOC113535393 gene encoding interferon-induced protein 44 — MGGSQSTPAYVPPPEFDRPWRTMPWGRKDVLEQKLRDLSLNKPNVRFVRILVVGEVGAGKSSFINSVNNAFQGRITSGALVDGIGGTSFTKIYKTHYIEGKDGSPLPFVFNDIMGLEDKESGAHEQDVIKALRGFLQEGHKFNPASPLSPNDPGYRSNPSVEDQTFCLVNIIAADKVSLMQNGVFEKLKKIRQEATKLNMPQVIIMTRPDLACPKVKCDIRKIYTSRKIKEKMQECSNLLGIPMNHIFPVKNYHEEIDAVDDMDLLIFKALDQIVNIATDALKETLRNSDYQHE; from the exons atggGAGGATCACAGTCCACACCAGCATATGTACCTCCACCAG aaTTTGACAGGCCATGGAGGACAATGCCTTGGGG AAGAAAAGATGTACTTGAACAGAAACTGAGGGACCTCAGCCTCAACAAACCAAATGTTCGGTTTGTCAGAATTCTGGTTGTTGGTGAAGTCGGAGCAGGAAAGTCCAGTTTCATAAACTCAGTCAATAATGCTTTTCAAGGAAGAATCACCAGTGGGGCTCTTGTTGATGGAATAGGTGGAACCAGTTTCACAAAAATA TACAAAACCCATTACATTGAAGGAAAGGATGGTTCCCCTTTGCCTTTTGTCTTCAATGATATCATGGGACTTGAAGACAAAGAATCTGGTGCACATGAACAGGACGTCATCAAAGCTTTacgtgggtttcttcaggaagGACACAAA TTTAATCCTGCATCCCCGCTGTCTCCAAATGACCCTGGCTACAGGAGCAACCCAAGTGTTGAGGATCAAACCTTCTGCCTGGTCAATATTATTGCAGCAGACAAAGTATCACTGATGCAGAATGGGGTCtttgaaaagctgaaaaaaatccGCCAGGAGGCAACAAAGCTGA ACATGCCGCAAGTAATCATCATGACAAGACCAGATTTAGCGTGTCCAAAGGTTAAATGTGACATAAGGAAGATCTACACCAGCAGGAAGATCAAAGAAAAG atgcaaGAGTGTAGTAATCTGTTGGGTATTCCcatgaatcacattttccctGTGAAGAACTACCATGAGGAGATTGACGCAGTTGATGACATGGATCTTCTGATTTTCAAGGCACTTGATCAGATTGTGAACATTGCCACTGATGCATTGAAGGAAACACTACGTAACTCTGATTACCAGCATGAGTAA
- the LOC113535670 gene encoding interferon-induced protein 44 isoform X2, with amino-acid sequence METFLRHFQISNPEVSHLRILLHGPTGAGVSSFVNSVGSVFQHRITVRAPAAPKSMPPCTKRFKSYGIRSCDGGRLPFILSDVMGSQDGDKSGIHPDDVINTLMGHVQENYVFNPISPLTAEDPHYISNPALNDKAHCLVSVLSATHVCLLNNSIARSLRSIRFRASELDVPHMVVLTHVDEACPLVRKDLRAIYESRHVKEKMQCCSDILGIPLNQIFPVKNYHEELDTNNDMDALILQAMKQIINCATDYMNDLRQ; translated from the exons TGCTACATGGACCTACGGGGGCAGGAGTGTCAAGTTTTGTGAATTCAGTAGGAAGTGTCTTCCAACACAGAATTACAGTCAGAGCACCAGCAGCACCAAAATCAATGCCGCCTTGCACAAAAAGa TTCAAATCCTATGGAATAAGAAGCTGTGATGGTGGAAGGTTACCCTTTATCCTGAGTGACGTGATGGGTTCACAGGATGGGGATAAATCTGGCATTCATCCAGATGATGTCATCAACACTCTAATGGGCCATGTGCAAGAAAATTATGTg TTTAACCCCATCTCTCCTTTGACTGCTGAAGATCCACACTACATTAGTAACCCTGCTCTGAATGATAAAGCTCACTGTCTGGTCTCCGTCTTGTCAGCAACACATGTGTGTCTTCTCAACAACAGCATTGCAAGATCATTAAGGTCTATCAGGTTCAGAGCCAGTGAGCTAG ATGTCCCTCATATGGTTGTCTTGACACATGTTGATGAGGCGTGCCCATTAGTTAGGAAGGATTTAAGAGCCATCTACGAAAGCAGGCATGTTAAGGAAAAG atgCAATGTTGCAGTGACATACTAGGCATACCCCTGAATCAGATCTTTCCTGTCAAGAACTACCATGAAGAGCTCGATACAAACAACGACATGGACGCACTTATTCTTCAGGCGATGAAGCAGATTATTAACTGTGCCACTGATTACATGAATGATCTTAGACAATAA
- the LOC113535392 gene encoding interferon-induced protein 44, producing MGESESKPSPPPPCTPSAPPPRTPFPPTPSSPEFNNPWRSMPWGKKDTLEEKLRNFKLSSPHVKYVRILIVGEVGAGKSSFINSVNNAFQKRITCGALVDATSGTSFTKVYKTHYIKGKDGSRLPFVFNDIMGLEPEKEHGAHVQDIVSAIKGSLEEGHKFNPVNPVSENDSNYKSNPTVSDQTFCLVNVLAADKVSLMNKTVIQKLKEIRENASKYNLPQVIVMTKVDELCPLVKKDIKKVYTSKKVKQKMQECSNLLGVPMSYIFPVKNYHEEVDTDDDMDVLILKALDQFVNIANDALTEQTSGDKSE from the exons atggGAGAGTCTGAGTCCAAACcttctccaccaccaccatgtaCACCTTCTGCACCACCTCCACGTACACCTTTTCCACCAACTCCATCATCTCCAG aatttaatAATCCATGGAGGTCAATGCCTTGGGG GAAAAAAGACACTTTAGAAGAGAAACTGAGGAACTTTAAGCTCAGCTCTCCTCATGTTAAGTATGTCAGGATTCTGATCGTTGGTGAAGTTGGAGCAGGAAAATCCAGTTTTATAAATTCAGTCAATAATGCTTTCCAAAAGCGAATCACCTGTGGGGCTCTTGTTGATGCAACATCTGGAACCAGTTTCACAAAAGTT TACAAAACTCATTATATCAAGGGGAAGGACGGCTCCCGTTTGCCTTTTGTCTTCAATGATATCATGGGACTTGAACCTGAAAAAGAACACGGAGCACATGTACAGGACATTGTCTCAGCCATAAAGGGGTCTCTTGAGGAAGGACACAAA TTTAATCCAGTTAATCCTGTGTCCGAGAATGACTCCAACTACAAAAGCAATCCCACAGTTTCTGATCAAACCTTCTGCCTGGTCAACGTTCTAGCAGCAGACAAAGTGTCACTCATGAACAAAACGGTTATTCAAAAGCTGAAAGAGATCCGTGAGAACGCTTCAAAGTATA ATTTGCCTCAAGTAATTGTCATGACCAAAGTGGATGAGCTCTGCCCACTGgttaaaaaagacataaaaaaggTCTACACCAGCAAGAAGGTCAAACAAAAG atgcaAGAGTGTAGTAATTTGTTGGGTGTTCCAATGAGCTACATCTTCCCTGTGAAGAACTACCACGAGGAGGTGGACACAGACGATGACATGGATGTTCTGATCCTCAAGGCACTTGATCAGTTTGTGAATATTGCCAATGATGCTCTGACAGAACAAACCTCTGGTGACAAATCAGAGTGA
- the LOC113535650 gene encoding interferon-induced protein 44, with translation MGGSESKGASPPEFNSPWRPMSWEKGVLEQKLRDFNLNKSKFQFVRILVVGEVGAGKSSFINSVNNAFQGRITSGALVDGIGGTSFTKIYKTHYIEGKDGSPLPFVFNDIMGLEDKESGAHEQDVIKALRGFLQEGYKFNPASPLSPNDPGYRSNPSVEDQTFCLVNIIAADKVSLMHDGVFEKLKKIRQEATNLNIPQVIVMTRPDLACPLVKCNIRKIYTSKKIKEKMQECSNRLGIPMNHIFPVKNYHEEIDTNNDMDVLILKAVDQIVNIAADAMKEISHGQHE, from the exons atggGAGGATCAGAGTCCAAAGGAGCAAGTCCACCAG AATTTAACAGCCCATGGAGGCCCATGTCCTGGGA AAAAGGTGTACTTGAACAGAAACTGAGGGACTTCAATCTGAACAAATCAAAGTTTCAGTTTGTCAGGATTCTGGTTGTTGGTGAAGTCGGAGCAGGAAAGTCCAGTTTCATAAACTCAGTCAATAATGCTTTCCAAGGAAGAATCACCAGTGGGGCTCTTGTTGATGGAATAGGTGGAACCAGTTTCACAAAAATA TACAAAACCCATTACATTGAAGGAAAGGATGGTTCCCCTTTGCCTTTTGTCTTCAATGATATCATGGGACTTGAAGACAAAGAATCTGGTGCACATGAACAGGACGTCATCAAAGCTTTacgtgggtttcttcaggaagGATACAAA TTTAATCCTGCATCCCCGCTGTCTCCAAATGACCCTGGCTACAGGAGCAACCCAAGTGTTGAGGATCAAACCTTCTGCCTGGTCAATATTATTGCAGCAGACAAAGTATCACTGATGCATGATGGGGTCtttgaaaagctgaaaaaaatccGCCAAGAGGCAACAAATCTGA ACATACCTCAAGTAATCGTCATGACAAGACCAGATTTAGCATGCCCACTGGTTAAATGTAACATAAGGAAGATCTACACCAGCAAGAAGATCAAAGAAAAG ATGCAAGAGTGTAGTAATCGGCTGGGTATTCCCATGAATCATATCTTTCCTGTGAAGAACTACCATGAGGAGATTGACACAAACAATGACATGGATGTTCTGATCCTCAAGGCGGTTGATCAGATTGTGAACATCGCTGCTGACGCAATGAAGGAGATATCCCACGGCCAACATGAGTAA
- the LOC117596175 gene encoding interferon-induced protein 44-like, with the protein MPTPAKTGNEPSPFYKTHYIEGKDGCPLPFVFNDVMGLEVGEAGAHSQDIIRALSGILQEGYNFDPASSASMKDLGYRSNPSLEDQTFCLVNIMAADIVSVMKQGVIEKMKKIREAATQLNMPQVVILTRPDLACPLVKQDIKKIYISKKIKEKMEECKNLLGIPVNHIFPVKNYHEEIETDDGMDALILKALDQIVNIACDAVKRKTSLNFGEKSE; encoded by the exons ATGCCCACTCCTGCGAAGACTGGTAATGAACcatctccattt TACAAAACCCATTACATTGAAGGAAAGGATGGTTGCCCTTTGCCTTTTGTCTTTAATGATGTCATGGGACTTGAAGTAGGTGAAGCTGGTGCACATTCACAGGACATCATCAGAGCCTTAAGTGGCATTCTTCAGGAAGGATACAAT TTTGATCCTGCATCCTCTGCGTCTATGAAGGACCTTGGCTACAGAAGCAACCCAAGTCTTGAGGATCAAACCTTCTGCCTGGTCAACATTATGGCAGCAGACATAGTATCAGTGATGAAACAGGGGGTCattgaaaagatgaaaaaaatacgTGAGGCAGCTACACAATTGA ACATGCCTCAAGTAGTCATCTTGACAAGACCAGATTTAGCATGCCCACTGGTTAAACAAGACATAAAGAAGATCTACATCAGCAAGAAGATCAAAGAAAAG ATGGAAGAGTGTAAGAATCTGCTGGGTATTCCAGTGAACCACATCTTCCCTGTTAAAAACTACCATGAGGAGATTGAAACAGACGATGGCATGGATGCTCTGATTCTCAAGGCACTTGATCAGATTGTGAACATCGCCTGTGAcgcagtgaaaagaaaaacatccctTAACTTTGGTGAGAAATCTGAGTAA